In the genome of Arabidopsis thaliana chromosome 4, partial sequence, the window TCCTTGTTAGTAATAGTTCCTGGTGTAGTACCTGAGagttcaaaacaaaccaaaccaaatttagCTTTCTGGATACATCATAAGTAGCTTTATAAGGTTTAAAACTTGCCTCCAAAAAGCTTATCATCAGAAATAACTTTGTCACACACGTAAGCTACTACCGCAGATCCCGCAAGGGCACCGATAATGTATGTAGCTCTCGACATCCTTAACCTGAAGTACATAGATATATCAAACATAATCAAGCCACACAAAAGGAGAAAACGAACTTATATCAGATTATAGCTATAGTGTATAGTGGGATTGAAATGAAGTTTCAAGGCATATTCAACCCTAATCAAGCCAATACAATCACATAAAACCATTAGATAATTAAGCTGCTGAATCAaacaattcaattcaattataGAAGACACAAATCAATAAAAGCATCTGAATGGTGAATTTTTTCACACAATCGATAAAAAAACCGATCTAAGAAACTCACTGCTACCAACAAATCTCGTTTTATTCTTCCTAATCGCGCTAAATAACATATCATCTGCTAGTTTCGAGTTTTGTTTCAGATAACGATTCATAGATCTCGTGAGGACCcaaaaatcgaaacaaaaGGTGAATAAACTACACAGACgactaacaacaacaacaaatttatcaaatagaTCTGATAGAATCGGTATTTCACAAAACAAGCATCGATTCGAGAAGAGTGATTTACCTGAATCGATTTCACAGACACGGAGAGGCGCAGGAAATTTTCGAGAAGAATCTCGTTGGTAGATTTTTAGGGAGGAATAGAAGAAATAGCGATTTACGTTTCTCGTCAAACTTGAAATGACCCAAAAGGGGTTTCCGATTGTGGTGTACAAATATTGGGCCATTATGGGCCCATTTCGTTTATGAGATTTTACTCCTAATTGGGCCACACTTGACTATTGGCCCATcttaatacaaatcatttcTTTGGGTTAATGaagataaaactttttatGAGATTTTATACCAGATTGGGCCATACATGACTATTGGCCAAgctaaaacaaatcatttctTTTGGGGTTAATGAagataaatctttttaaacggattaaattttcttaaaacaaagcTTAGAATATATACAGtcaaaaatctataaattaatattcaataaattaatatctcattaaattaataattttcttcCGTTCTCAAATTGATATTTTAGCCCAAATATtgtctctataaattaataaacatgataatttatagaggttttactgaTTAAATTACAATTGCTATTtcaatttgtaaaaatattaagagTTCCTTTTGAATGACTTTGCTCAAAACGAGGTTTTAGAAAGTGCTAAAGCCTAAAGCTTCAAATGCACATAACACCAATATTTATTCTGCACGCATAAGATTTCTAAAATGATTTcagttgtttttcttattgcGTTTTAAAAACTTACAGTCTATTTATAAAGTGAAACAtctataaagaagaagaagacaaacacgtatttattgttaatatttttttttgttgttgagtACCATATTAACCTAGAAGTTGGAACCGGGCATAATTTTTGCATGTGGCCATTTTTCATGTGATTTACCTATCAGTAAATTTTTGCATAACCGTTACATCGTTGCAGCAGGATTGAAGAAGGGATCATGTGAAAGATAACTGTTTCTGACTTTCTGTCAAAGAAACTTAATCTTAAGGTCGAAACTATATTGTATCATAGGTTATGTATACATAGACACATGATAGTTTGTTGcataacatattttaatttcttttagaaaaacataaaaccatgatcatcaaataaaacaaaacatttttgtctCATTAAGTAAATGCAAAATTGTTTAGTTCTGTTTTATATGTGAATGTTAGATACAGAATGATTACTTTTTCAAgcacaaaaacattttttgcaATTAGTAATtagcaaacaaaataagaaagatacAATTCAATTGCATTATTGTacccttttcttctctttgcattATTGtaccacttttttttctcaacattATTGTACCCTTTATTTTTCTGTGCATTGtactaatattttttcccCAAATTAACCAATCAGTGTCTTAATATAACAGTACGTCCAagaataattaatataaagcATTGGTAGTTCATTACGTAATTGACTTGATTTGTTAGCAAGCTATCACTGAAGAGTGGTCCTAAATATTATAGGACAAGCGTGTGTGTGTCTATAATTCCTCCGTCTTCTCTATGGTTTTCAAACTAATATTTCCAAATGATCAATTAATgagttgtttcttttaaaatatacagTCTCTATATTGTTTTAGTAAGACAATATACCAAACACTTTGCGCTTTTAGCGAGCTAGTACGTACGTACgagaaataaagtaaaaaagtaaCACATAAACTACGTATCAACGAGATCAaacttttgataaaacaaCATTAATCGCTAGAaggaatttgatttttctagtacttatcaaataaaacaaaaggtcgcaaaaaaaaacaaaaattattatcacATCCTATGTTGACgtcacaaaacaaagaaattgttaTAGGCTTAGGGTTCGGACAAGTGTGGTCCTAAGCCTATCTTCCGATCTTAATCCTTCTggaaccaaaacaacaacatcttGAACCATAACCTGACTCAAGCGCGACGCGTTCGCGTGTTGTACACGACAATCCATTTCCATTAACGCACTCATCAATGCCGACGTAGGATGGTTCACATTCTCTGTCTGAACCCTAATTATGGCTTCTTCTCCGACGATCTTCACTTGCACTTCCAAGTCAGAGCctctgtttgattttgaaggTTTCTGGTTAACTTGGTACTCAACGGAAGACGGAGACGTattgctgctgctgttgtCTAATTTATCTGTCTCCgtcatcttcattttcttgatcTCAGTTTCGAGATCATCGATTTTGGATTTAAGACTTTCTATGTACGAAACTGCGTCGGATAAAAGTGACGCTTTGTCCATTCGTGACACTTTTGGTACGATGGCACGTAGAGCGTAAAACCGGTGGTTTAGCTTCTCTCTCCGTTGCTTCTCCGCTTCCACGTGGGACAAAACCGCCGGATGATGTTTCTCTTTCGTCGCCGCAGCTACCCTTGTCGTCTCAAGTTTCCTCCTCCGTTTTCTTTCCGACCCGAATTGCTGATTTCCGCTTTTCGAATGATCTGATACCGCCGGTTTAGGGTAAGAACCGGTTTGGTTagtgtgttttgttgttttaccCGACCCGAATATGGACTTGACTCGGTTTATAAAGTTCCGGTTTTGTATAATTGATTCAGACGAACCAAGTTCGATAATGCCATTGTTGATGGGTATGGAGACCAATGTGTGTACCCCGTGAAAACCGGCTTCTTTAGCCCTCTCGTAGTTGCTAAACCGGAGCTCGTCGGGACCggttaaccaaaccaaagatTCATCGGATACTTCCTTTCTCGGCGATCTATCTTCACCGTAAAACGATGCGGCATAGAACAACTCCAGATCATCTCCACCGTCCATCATCAGCTCACACTCGATGCTGTTTGTTGTATActtaagaaagaaacaaaaacaaaaaatcaaggGTAAggaaaattatattattttcttaatagaacttttttaagaagttgatttaaataaattttggatattttgatTAGATAACATAAGAGgcaaagaaaaatgaacatTTTCTTGGgaattgttgttcttgtttccACAGAAATGACCATCAACCCAAACCAAGTAAGACCGGTCCGATTGATCATCAAACATCTTTTGCCAAAAAATGACATAAGCCCATCGGTCCGGTGAGGTTTCCACGACAAACCGGAGTTTTTGTTGAAGTACTAAATCCGGAGGAGAAGAGGACACTATGGCTGCAGGAGTTTGTTGTGTAAAAGAGAGCAAAGAAGAGGACAATGATGGAGAGAAAGTGAGATTATACATTTCTTTCCAGTGATCCCGACCAAAGAGAATTTAGAGGGTTAGAGAAGACAAGTGGAAAAGGATGAATAAGATTCTAAATTAATAGAGAAGACGATATTATAGTAgtaatatcaaattttcattaatgaTTTTCGTGAATTAAAGTTTATGATAAATATTCCAATAGTAGTAAGTTAGTCACGTGAAAACTGAACTGTTTTCCTACTTTAACGTTATAAGAACAACAATTTATCGTATAGTGGTCCAACTTTGATGAAATAGACAATATATCAttctttgccaaaaaaaaaaaaaaaaaaaagacaatatATCATTTAGATTTATATTGAATGATGGTTCAAACGAAAACTTATTTTgacaaatttgaaaagaaaaaaaaaacatgagagCTACAACAAATGGATATATGTGACtttataaatttcataaaGGAAATGATTTATTCAAATTGGG includes:
- the ATOZI1 gene encoding monopolar spindle protein (DUF1138) (ATOZI1; FUNCTIONS IN: molecular_function unknown; INVOLVED IN: response to reactive oxygen species, response to bacterium, response to ozone; LOCATED IN: mitochondrion, peroxisome, plastid, membrane; EXPRESSED IN: 25 plant structures; EXPRESSED DURING: 15 growth stages; CONTAINS InterPro DOMAIN/s: Protein of unknown function DUF1138 (InterPro:IPR009515); BEST Arabidopsis thaliana protein match is: Protein of unknown function (DUF1138) (TAIR:AT1G01170.2); Has 1807 Blast hits to 1807 proteins in 277 species: Archae - 0; Bacteria - 0; Metazoa - 736; Fungi - 347; Plants - 385; Viruses - 0; Other Eukaryotes - 339 (source: NCBI BLink).) — encoded protein: MSRATYIIGALAGSAVVAYVCDKVISDDKLFGGTTPGTITNKEWGAATEERLQAWPRVAGPPVVMNPISRQNFIVKSRPE
- a CDS encoding basic helix-loop-helix (bHLH) DNA-binding superfamily protein (basic helix-loop-helix (bHLH) DNA-binding superfamily protein; FUNCTIONS IN: DNA binding, sequence-specific DNA binding transcription factor activity; INVOLVED IN: regulation of transcription; LOCATED IN: nucleus; EXPRESSED IN: 9 plant structures; EXPRESSED DURING: 6 growth stages; CONTAINS InterPro DOMAIN/s: Helix-loop-helix DNA-binding domain (InterPro:IPR001092), Helix-loop-helix DNA-binding (InterPro:IPR011598); BEST Arabidopsis thaliana protein match is: basic helix-loop-helix (bHLH) DNA-binding superfamily protein (TAIR:AT4G16430.1); Has 3066 Blast hits to 2737 proteins in 159 species: Archae - 0; Bacteria - 0; Metazoa - 62; Fungi - 39; Plants - 2956; Viruses - 0; Other Eukaryotes - 9 (source: NCBI BLink).), whose amino-acid sequence is MYNLTFSPSLSSSLLSFTQQTPAAIVSSSPPDLVLQQKLRFVVETSPDRWAYVIFWQKMFDDQSDRSYLVWVDGHFCGNKNNNSQENYTTNSIECELMMDGGDDLELFYAASFYGEDRSPRKEVSDESLVWLTGPDELRFSNYERAKEAGFHGVHTLVSIPINNGIIELGSSESIIQNRNFINRVKSIFGSGKTTKHTNQTGSYPKPAVSDHSKSGNQQFGSERKRRRKLETTRVAAATKEKHHPAVLSHVEAEKQRREKLNHRFYALRAIVPKVSRMDKASLLSDAVSYIESLKSKIDDLETEIKKMKMTETDKLDNSSSNTSPSSVEYQVNQKPSKSNRGSDLEVQVKIVGEEAIIRVQTENVNHPTSALMSALMEMDCRVQHANASRLSQVMVQDVVVLVPEGLRSEDRLRTTLVRTLSL